In the Helianthus annuus cultivar XRQ/B chromosome 11, HanXRQr2.0-SUNRISE, whole genome shotgun sequence genome, one interval contains:
- the LOC110887242 gene encoding cysteine proteinase inhibitor B-like, with amino-acid sequence MANLSTLTFAIVIVISCFVANGMLGARTKVDHVKTNKMIQEIGRYSVDEYNRLPRSTTANDEGGLRFSRVVEAEQQVVSGMKYYMKIEALTKSGDPKVFESVVVVKPWLRSKQLVKFGPSQGVLRPV; translated from the exons ATGGCAAATCTCTCAACACTTACCTTTGCAATTGTGATTGTGATTTCGTGCTTTGTAGCTAATGGAATGTTAGGAGCGAGGACCAAGGTTGACCATGTCAAAACGAACAAGATGATTCAGGAGATCGGGAG GTATTCAGTGGATGAGTACAACCGCTTGCCGCGGAGCACAACCGCGAATGACGAAGGAGGTTTAAGGTTTTCGCGAGTGGTGGAGGCGGAGCAGCAGGTGGTGTCAGGGATGAAGTATTACATGAAGATCGAGGCGTTAACGAAGAGTGGAGATCCGAAGGTGTTTGAGTCGGTTGTGGTGGTGAAACCGTGGCTTCGTTCGAAGCAGTTGGTGAAGTTCGGGCCGTCACAGGGGGTTTTGCGACCGGTTTGA